The Paraburkholderia agricolaris genome includes the window TCCGGGTCCTTGTTCATGTCGACCAGGTAGAACTCGAGTTCGGGCGCGATAACCGGCTTCCAGCCTTTGGCCTTATAGAGTTCGAGCACACGGCGCAGTACCCGGCGCGGCGAGATGGCGACGGGCGTGCCGTCGAAATGAACGCAATCGTGGATCACCTGGGCGGTCGGATCGACGGCCCACGGAATCATACGGATGGTGCTCGGGTCGGGCACGCACACCATGTCCGGGTCGGTGACGCCGGTGAGCGTGCCGTCTTCCGGATAGTCCCCTGTGACGGTCTGGATCATCACCGCTTGCGGCAAGCGCATGGACTCGCCGGATTCGAATTTGCTGCGCGGAATGATCTTGCCGCGTGCGATCCCGGCCATATCCGGAATGATCGCTTCGATTTCGGTGACGCGGTTCTGTTTCAGGAAGTCGTCGATTTCATGCATGGTTATTCTCTCAGTTTTGGTGCGCGACCGGCTCAGGCATGCGTGGCAGCGGCGGATGCCGCGCCATAGCCGGCCTTGGTGCGCATTCGATCGCGGCAGGCGTCGCCGAAGGCGCGGAAGATCGCGGTGGAAAGCGCGTCGTTGGCATGCTTCCATTCCGGGTGCCACTGCACACCCAGCGCGAAGGCACGCGCATCTTTCACACTCACCGCTTCGATCAATCCATCGGGGGCGGTGGCCTCTGCCACCAGGCCCACGCCCAGCCGCTCGACGCCCTGACCGTGCAATGAATTCACACGCGCTTCATTCGTGCCGCCCGAGAGGCGCTGCAACAAGCCGCCCTGCGTCAGCGTGATCGAATGCGACGGTGCGTATTGCACGTCGAGGTCGTCTTCCTTGTTCTCGCGATGGTCGTTCAAGCCAGCCACCGCGTGAACGCTTTGATGCAACGTCCCGCCGAACACCACGTTCATTTCCTGGAAGCCCCGGCATACCGCCAGCACCGGCACGCCCGCGGCGATCGCCGCGCGCAGCAGCGGCAGCGTCGTCGCATCGCGTGCGGCGTCGTGCAACGTGCCCGGCGCGCTGGGATGGCCGCCGTAGCGGTGCGGCTCGACATTCGAATAGCTGCCGGTGAACAGCAGCCCGTCGACAGCGTCCAGTATGTCCGCGGTGGACTGACGCTCGCCGAGCGCCGGCAGCAACATGGCCAGCGCCTGTGAGCCGTCCACGATCGCGGCGATGTACTTTTCGCCGGTGACGTGCGATGGGTGAACTCCCATCATCGTTCTGTCGGCGCTGATGCCGACCAGGGGTTTGTTTCGCATAACTGATAGACGTGTGTGTTCACCGCGGGACGCGGCATGAACAACGTTAAACACAGCGCGGCACGATTCCGCAGCCGGACGCGAGGCGTCAGGCCACCGGGGTAGTGCGGGCGGCCGTCGTCAACTGAACGCGCCGCGCGTGGTAATCAGGCTGGCTGTTCGATTCGCTCCGCTACGGTGCGCAACATCTCTGATTCGCGTGAAATGCACAGGCGGCAGACAGCACCGCACAGGCACGAACGCACGGCTCGATAGAGCGCGTTCACGCAAACGGATGAATCGAACGGCGAAAAAGGGGGAGGCGCTACGGCAGCAGCGAGGCGACTTCGTCCGTGCGCACAGCAATGAAGGCGCGCGCGGAGATGGAGTTGTGACGTCGAACTGAACGGCGGGACAGGATTGTGAAGACGGACAGGAAGCGGCGGAACGCAAGGCTGCCGTTGCTGCCGTCGGCGATGGCGCCGTCAGCGCGAGGACAACTCGCCTGACTTCGATTCCATCTCACCAAAGGGCCTCGGACTCTCACGATTACACTCTAATGTCTATTGAACGCCTTGCTCAAAAAACGCTCGGGGCGTTTAAAGAAACAGGACGCTGGGATGGTCGGGGCTACCGGCTGCGAAACTGCTTCGCTGCGTCAAAAAACACACTCTCGTATCTCGTGACACCGGCATGACGACCGCCTGTGAACCATCGTATACGAGCCAATAATGCCGTCAAATCATTTTTATAAAAGATTTATCAGGGCTTTCCCGGGGGTGTCACAAGAATACCTGGGCATGGGAACATTCGTTGCGGCTACTATATTTCGGAAGCCTTTCAGGGGTTTTCCCCAGCGGCGCGAAGATTAAAGTGATTAGAATATTCAACACTCGCGGGCAATTGTTGCCCGAGTCCACGGGTTCCGATCGTCTTCCATGTCAGAGAATTCAGCGATGTCTATAGAAGTAGCAACCCGTCTGCAATACATCCGTAAGAAGAATGGCCTGTCTCAGCGTGAACTGGCAAAACGGGCGGGAGTGACCAATGGCACGATTTCGCTGATAGAACAGAACCGCGTGAGTCCGTCGGTTGGGTCGTTGAAGAAACTGCTCGAATGCATACCGATGAGTCTCGCTGAGTTCTTCACCTTTGAAGTCGAGGTGCAGCGCTCGGTTGTATCGCGCCGCGCCGACATGCCGAATCTCGGTAACGAGTCGATTGAGTTCTATCTTGCGGGCTCCAGTGTGAAAGACCGCAACATGGGCATTCTTCGCGAGGTCTATCAACCGCTGTCGGATACGGGGCCCGAAATGCTGGAGCACGAGGGGCATGAGGGCGGGGTGGTGGTCAGCGGTCAGATCGAACTGACGGTGGACGGCGTCACGTGGCTGCTCGACCCTGGTGACAGCTATTACTTCGAAAGCCGCCTGCCGCATCGTTTTCGCAATCCCAGCGCGGAGCATCTCTGCGAGATCGTGTCGGCCAACTCGCCGCCTACGTTCTAAAGACTCCGCGCCAACGCGCCGCGACGCAGTTTCAAGCCGCCTGAGGTCGATGCCGGCGTGCGTCGAGCGCATAACATTGAGGCATCCTGATGGACAAGAAATCTCTCGCCTTCTGGCAAGACAAAGCCGCTACGCTTTCTATCGAAGGTCGTGCGTTTATCGACGGCGAATACCGTGCTGCCGCGGGCGGCCGTACGTTCGACTGCCTGAGCCCGATCGACGGCAGGCTGCTTGCCAAAGTCGCCGACAGTGGCGCGGCGGATGTAGACGCCGCCGTGGCGGCCGCGCGCCGCGCGTTTGACGCCGGCGTGTGGTCGGACCTCAATCCACGCAAGCGCAAGGCGATTCTGTTGCGCTGGGCCGCGTCGATCCGCGAACACATGGACGAACTCGCGCTGCTCGAAACGCTGGACGCAGGCAAGCCGATTGCCGACACGACCACGGTGGACGTGCCGGGTGCGGCGTACTGCGTCGAGTGGTTTGCCGAAGCGATCGACAAGGTCGGCGGCGAAGTCGCGCCGGCCGATCATCACCTGGTGGGCCTCGTCACGCGCGAGCCGATCGGCGTGGTTGCCGCGGTGGTGCCGTGGAATTTTCCAATCCTGATGGCTTCGTGGAAGTTCGGCCCGGCGCTTGCCGCGGGCAACAGCGTCGTGCTCAAGCCTTCGGAGAAATCGCCGCTCACCGCGATTCGCCTCGCCCAGCTCGCGCTGGACGCCGGTATTCCCGCCGGTGTGTTCAACGTGATGCCGGGCGCGGGTGAGCCTGGCAAGCTGCTGGCGCTGCATCAGGACGTGGACTGTCTGGCCTTCACCGGCTCGACCAACGTCGGCAAGCTGATCATGCAGTACGCCGGCCAGTCGAATCTGAAGCGCGTCTGGCTCGAACTCGGCGGCAAGTCGCCGAACATCGTGATGCCCGATTGCCCCGACCTCGATCGCGCAGCGAATGCGGCGGCCGGCGCGATCTTCTACAACATGGGCGAAATGTGCACCGCCGGCTCCCGCCTGCTCGTCCATCGCGACATCAAGGAGGTGTTCCTCGACAAGCTGATCGCCGCCGCGCGTAGCTATACACCGGGCAACCCGCTCGATCCGCAAACCTCGATGGGTGCGATCGTCGACAACGTGCAGCTCGAACGCGTGCTCGGCTATATCGAAGCGGGCCGCGCCGAAGCGAAACTGTTGCTGGGTGGATCGCGGGTCAGGCAGGAGACCGGCGGTTTCTATATCGAACCGACCATCTTCGAGATTCCGGCTGCCGGGGCCAAAGTTGCGCGCGAGGAAATCTTCGGGCCGGTGTTGTCAGTGATCACGTTCGACACGGTTGAAGAGGCGATCAGGATCGCTAACGATAGCGAGTATGGTCTTGCCGCCGCCCTGTGGACCTCGAACCTCACCACCGCACATGAAGTGTCGCGCAAGCTGCGTGCCGGCACGGTATGGGTCAACTGCTATGACGAAGGCGGGGATATGAACTTCCCGTTCGGCGGCTACAAGCAATCGGGCAACGGACGCGACAAGTCGTTGCACGCGCTGGAGAAGTACACCGAGCTGAAGTC containing:
- a CDS encoding cupin domain-containing protein is translated as MSIEVATRLQYIRKKNGLSQRELAKRAGVTNGTISLIEQNRVSPSVGSLKKLLECIPMSLAEFFTFEVEVQRSVVSRRADMPNLGNESIEFYLAGSSVKDRNMGILREVYQPLSDTGPEMLEHEGHEGGVVVSGQIELTVDGVTWLLDPGDSYYFESRLPHRFRNPSAEHLCEIVSANSPPTF
- a CDS encoding aldehyde dehydrogenase yields the protein MDKKSLAFWQDKAATLSIEGRAFIDGEYRAAAGGRTFDCLSPIDGRLLAKVADSGAADVDAAVAAARRAFDAGVWSDLNPRKRKAILLRWAASIREHMDELALLETLDAGKPIADTTTVDVPGAAYCVEWFAEAIDKVGGEVAPADHHLVGLVTREPIGVVAAVVPWNFPILMASWKFGPALAAGNSVVLKPSEKSPLTAIRLAQLALDAGIPAGVFNVMPGAGEPGKLLALHQDVDCLAFTGSTNVGKLIMQYAGQSNLKRVWLELGGKSPNIVMPDCPDLDRAANAAAGAIFYNMGEMCTAGSRLLVHRDIKEVFLDKLIAAARSYTPGNPLDPQTSMGAIVDNVQLERVLGYIEAGRAEAKLLLGGSRVRQETGGFYIEPTIFEIPAAGAKVAREEIFGPVLSVITFDTVEEAIRIANDSEYGLAAALWTSNLTTAHEVSRKLRAGTVWVNCYDEGGDMNFPFGGYKQSGNGRDKSLHALEKYTELKSTLVRLR
- a CDS encoding gamma-glutamyl-gamma-aminobutyrate hydrolase family protein codes for the protein MRNKPLVGISADRTMMGVHPSHVTGEKYIAAIVDGSQALAMLLPALGERQSTADILDAVDGLLFTGSYSNVEPHRYGGHPSAPGTLHDAARDATTLPLLRAAIAAGVPVLAVCRGFQEMNVVFGGTLHQSVHAVAGLNDHRENKEDDLDVQYAPSHSITLTQGGLLQRLSGGTNEARVNSLHGQGVERLGVGLVAEATAPDGLIEAVSVKDARAFALGVQWHPEWKHANDALSTAIFRAFGDACRDRMRTKAGYGAASAAATHA